In a genomic window of Rhododendron vialii isolate Sample 1 chromosome 12a, ASM3025357v1:
- the LOC131310630 gene encoding uncharacterized protein LOC131310630 — MQRLVDNVLAVAKESVKTITYESLNHIVRLINGISALLLAILPGKTSILEGIHGWELRPTFRGPKFPRWMENGVSSFNQFIHELSVDSDASSSVGYSSGEEDCDDNIIPASPLSQSSRVSRASSFNKFGRRQTRWTRLVFSLLLCPLKFLLGIPLYLFHSLCYRGVASPRDTHSSKLSRVRSTRVQALKDHFIQRTTDRRRGVIEDLHLAIEIYIESIFEFVHKAAHIVLSPSEMFRVLFGWFSSQSNGSEDIAGGDLNATVPTSTLGEDNPTPTERKTNFHPLNTDARTCRDVITELGYPYEAIPVVTADGYVLLLERIPRRESRKVVYLQHGIMDSSMGWVSNGVVGSPAFAAFDQGYDVFLGNLRGLVSREHVDKSISSRQYWHYSINEHGTEDIPAMLEKIHEVKVSELKSTHPLLEEESNGDEPYKLCAICHSLGGAGILMYIITRRIEEKPHRLSRLILLSPAGFHDDSNLMFTVVEYIFLLLAPILVPLVPGLYIPTRFFRMLLNKLARDFHNYPAVGGLVQTLMSYVVGGDSSNWIGVIGLPHYNMNDMPGVSLLVALHLAQMKRAKKFQMFDYGSAAANMEMYGSPEPLDLGEYYGLIDVPVDLVAGHKDKVIRPSMVRKHYKLMRDSGVEVSYNEFEYAHLDFTFSHHEELLAYVMSRLRLVEPARRLFRENSVRLKKKE, encoded by the exons ATGCAACGGCTCGTTGATAACGTCCTCGCTGTTGCCAAAGA GTCAGTGAAAACAATCACTTATGAGTCGTTGAACCACATTGTGAGGCTAATAAATGGAATTTCAGCCCTTCTGTTAGCCATTTTACCGGGGAAGACTTCTATACTTGAGGGTATTCATGGCTGGGAGCTCAGACCAACGTTTCGTGGACCAAAGTTTCCACGGTGGATGGAAAA TGGGGTGTCATCTTTCAATCAGTTCATCCATGAACTTTCTGTGGATTCTGATGCGTCATCAAGCGTTGGTTACTCATCTGGCGAAGAAGATTGTGATGATAACATAATTCCAGCATCTCCATTATCGCAAAGTTCCAGGGTCTCTAGGGCAAGTAGTTTCAACAAGTTTGGCAGGCGCCAGACACGTTGGACGAGACTCGTATTTTCATTGCTTTTATGTCCTTTGAAATTTCTATTGGGCATACCACTATACCTCTTCCATTCATTGTGTTACAGGGGGGTAGCAAGCCCTCGTGACACACACAGTTCCAAGCTGTCGCGTGTCCGCTCTACGAGGGTACAGGCTCTCAAGGACCATTTTATCCAACGTACCACTGACAGGAGACGTGGAGTAATAGAG GATCTCCATCTGGCAATTGAAATCTATATCgaatcaatttttgaatttgttcaCAAGGCAGCACATATTGTTCTTTCACCATCAGAAATGTTCAGAGTACTATTTGGATGGTTTTCTTCTCAAAGCAATGGGAGTGAAGATATTGCTGGTGGTGATTTGAATGCCACTGTCCCTACTTCTACTCTTGGAGAGGATAATCCAACTCCTActgaaaggaaaacaaattttcaTCCCCTAAATACAGATGCTCGCACCTGTCGAGATGTCATAACAGAGCTTGG GTACCCATATGAAGCTATTCCTGTGGTTACTGCTGATGGATATGTTCTCCTGCTTGAGAGAATCCCAAG ACGGGAATCACGGAAGGTGGTTTATCTTCAACATGGGATAATGGATTCATCTATGGG TTGGGTATCCAATGGAGTCGTTGGTTCTCCAGCTTTCGCTGCTTTTGATCAAG GTTATGATGTTTTCCTCGGGAACTTACGTGGTTTAGTTTCCAGAGAGCACGTGGACAAGAGTATTTCCTCGAGGCA GTATTGGCACTACTCCATCAATGAGCACGGTACTGAGGATATACCCGCGATGCTTGAAAAAATTCACGAAGTTAAGGTTTCCGAATTGAAGTCTACTCATCCTCTACTTGAGGAGGAATCCAACGGAGATGAACCCTATAAACTTTGCGCAATTTGCCACAGCTTGGGGGGAGCTGGGATTTTGATGTATATAATTACACGCCGGATTGAAGAGAAACCCCATAGGCTCTCAAGATTGATCCTATTATCACCTGCTGGCTTCCACGATGATTCCAACTTGATGTTCACAGTGGTGGAGTACATATTTCTTCTGCTTGCTCCTATACTTGTACCCCTCGTGCCTGGCCTGTATATACCCACAAGATTTTTTCGTATGCTGCTCAATAAGTTGGCGCGTGACTTCCATAACTACCCTGCAGTCGGAGGACTCGTTCAAACCCTAATGAGTTACGTCGTCGGTGGGGACAGCTCGAACTGGATAGGAGTGATTGGGTTGCCCCACTACAACATGAACGATATGCCCGGAGTTTCTCTTCTCGTTGCTCTTCACCTTGCGCAGATGAAGCGggcgaaaaaatttcaaatgttTGATTACGGGAGTGCAGCTGCCAATATGGAAATGTACGGATCTCCTGAGCCATTGGATTTGGGGGAATACTACGGGCTTATCGATGTACCCGTTGATCTTGTTGCAGGCCATAAGGACAAGGTGATCCGCCCGTCGATGGTCAGGAAGCACTATAAGTTGATGAGGGACTCGGGCGTGGAAGTGTCGTACAACGAGTTTGAGTACGCTCATTTGGATTTCACTTTTTCTCATCACGAGGAGCTTTTGGCCTATGTGATGTCCCGGTTAAGACTAGTGGAGCCCGCTCGAAGGCTCTTCAGAGAAAATTCTGTGAGATTGAAGAAGAAAGAGTGA
- the LOC131310633 gene encoding xylulose 5-phosphate/phosphate translocator, chloroplastic, with protein sequence MTSWNLLLPTSTVTFSKSNHRYPASSRFDPHLSTTSHTRRNLHFTSLPLRKSTDSGFKISDPSKPISQICKSNNHCNQVCGYPFGFSLKPTSKVLRAASGAPQESSPDGEIDEVAKPNKTLQLAVVFGLWYFQNIVFNIYNKKALNIFPFPWLLASFQLFVGSVWMFFLWSFKLQPCPKITKPFIIALLGPALFHTIGHISACVSFSKVAVSFTHVIKSSEPVFSVVFSSFLGDTYPLKVWLSIIPIVMGCSLAAITEVSFNFQGLWGALISNVGFVLRNIYSKRSLQSFKEVNGLNLYGVISILSLLYLFPVAVFVEGSQWVAGYHKAIETIGTPSTFYLWVITSGVFYHLYNQSSYQALDEISPLTFSVGNTMKRVVVIVSTILVFRNPVRPLNALGSAIAVFGTFLYSQATSKKISKKNEGEK encoded by the coding sequence ATGACAAGTTGGAATCTTCTTCTCCCCACCTCAACTGTCACTTTCTCCAAATCAAACCATAGATATCCTGCTTCTTCACGATTTGATCCACATCTTTCCACTACATCTCACACTCGAAGAAATCTCCACTTCACATCTCTTCCTCTTCGCAAATCCACCGATTCCGGGTTCAAAATCTCAGACCCATCAAAACCCATTTCTCAGATTTGTAAATCAAACAATCATTGCAACCAAGTATGTGGATACCCATTTGGCTTCTCTCTCAAACCCACCTCAAAAGTCCTCAGAGCAGCCTCAGGAGCCCCACAAGAATCCAGCCCAGATGGAGAAATCGACGAGGTTGCGAAGCCGAACAAGACCCTTCAACTTGCTGTTGTTTTTGGCCTCTGGTACTTTCAGAACATTGTCTTCAACATCTACAACAAAAAGGCACTGAACATCTTTCCGTTCCCGTGGCTCCTTGCTTCTTTTCAGCTCTTTGTAGGGTCCGTTTGGATGTTCTTTCTCTGGTCTTTCAAGCTCCAACCATGCCCGAAAATCACAAAACCTTTCATTATTGCCCTTCTTGGCCCTGCCCTTTTCCACACAATTGGCCACATCTCAGcttgtgtttctttttctaaaGTGGCTGTTTCTTTCACCCATGTGATCAAATCATCAGAACCTGTTTTCTCAGTTGTGTTCTCATCTTTTCTTGGGGATACATACCCTTTAAAGGTTTGGCTCTCAATCATCCCCATTGTTATGGGTTGTTCTTTAGCTGCAATCACTGAAGTTTCCTTCAACTTTCAAGGCTTGTGGGGGGCTTTGATTAGTAATGTCGGATTTGTTCTTCGTAATATCTATTCAAAGAGGAGTTTACAGAGCTTTAAGGAAGTGAATGGGTTGAATTTATATGGTGTGATCAGTATATTATCACTGCTTTATTTATTCCCAGTGGCTGTGTTTGTTGAAGGGTCTCAGTGGGTTGCAGGGTATCATAAAGCAATTGAAACAATAGGGACACCCAGTACATTTTACTTATGGGTGATTACATCTGGAGTCTTTTATCATCTTTATAATCAGTCATCATATCAAGCCCTTGATGAGATAAGCCCGTTGACATTCTCGGTTGGTAATACCATGAAGAGGGTGGTCGTGATTGTTTCCACTATATTGGTATTCAGGAATCCTGTTAGGCCTTTGAACGCCCTTGGATCAGCAATCGCAGTGTTTGGGACTTTCCTATATTCACAGGCAACATCAAAGAAAATTTCCAAGAAAAATGAAGGTGAAAAGTAG